TTGGTGATTGATGGCGAATCACGTACTACGGCAACATCCGTGGGAAGGTGCACATGGTGAGATGAACACTGAAACCGGGGGTAGACATTAGAAATCGGGGTAGGTGAGAACGGTCCGAACCTGACCAATCCACGGCGGGCCCGTTCCCACACCTCTTTGCTCCATCGGGCCTCTGTGGCACGATCGTGGAACCTCCTCCATCCGTCTTCTCCCCCACCCCTGTTGACAGGAGCGCAACGATGTCTGGTCGGAAGCCCTTTCGGTTTGCCGTAGTCATGGCGCTGATGGCCTTTGCCGTGGCCGCCGGCTTCTTCGGCACGGACAGTGTCAACCCGGACTCCGACTTCGAGTGGAGTGCCCCGGTGTCGATGGCCTCCGTCCTCGTCCCCTGAGGTCGGTCCGACGTCGTCGAGAGGTCGTTGGTTGGAGGTCCGTTCGAGACACGAGTAACGAGGGAGCCGGATGACGAGCGCTCGCCCGTCGTCGCGCAGATCGACCGACCAGGCCTGGCTGATCACCGGTCCGCTGGCCATCTTCGCCGTGGTCTGTTCGGTCGTCCTCGGGCTTGTCTCGGACCCGTCCTTCGGTAATCCGGTACTGACGCTCGCCCTGCTGGTCGTGACGGTCGCGGCCGTCAGCCAGGTGCTGCACTTCGTCATCCGCCGGCAGGGACTGACCTTCACCATCAATGAGCTACCGCTCGTCCTCGCCTTCTTCTGGCTGCCGCCGCTGACGGTCGTCGTGTTGAGCGTGACGGCGGTGCTCCTCGTGCAGTTCAGCCGCCGCACCCCACCCACCAAGCTGTGGTTCAACGTCGCCAAGGCGGGCGCCTCGGTGTCGTTGGCCGGGCTGCTGCTGGTTTCGCTGCCGCCTCTGGACGACGTCGGGCCACGCACCTGGCTGACCCTGTTCGGGGCGGTCATCCTGAACACCCTGGCCTCCCTGGCGGCGGTCGGTGGTGTGATCTCCCTGATGCACGGGTGGCAGGCTGGGCGGGAGGTGATCCGCACGGCGGGTCCACCGCTGTTGACGTCGGGCATCAACGTGGTCATGGGCCTGGTGGTCCTGATCGCGATCGAGACCACCTGGTGGGCCCTGGTGCTCATCGCGGTGCTGGCCTTCGCGGTGGTGCTGGTCTACCGCTCCTACGCGCAGTTCTTCCGCCAGCACCGCACTCTCGGCGACATGTACGAGCTGACCCGGGCGATGACCGCCAGCGGGCAGGACGGCACCCTGATCGACGTCCTGCTGGGCCGGATCCGCAAGCTCATGCAGGCCGAGTACGCCATCCTCTGGCTGCCCGCCCAGGGGCGGCACTCCGAGGTCCTGCTCACCGCCCGGGTGGACACTCCGGGCCTGCTCGACGTCGCCCCCACTCCGGTGGTGGTGCGGGAGGAGGCCCGTCGGGAGCGGCGGACCCTGGTCTGGGGCGCCCGGCTCGACGGCGACGACCTGCTCGGCGCCGCCCTGCGCGGCACCGGCGTCAAGGACGTCATCGCAGTGCCGCTGCGCTCCGGTCAGGCGGTGATCGGGACGCTCGAGGTGGTCAACCGGCTCAGTGACGCGGGTCACTTCACCTCGGACGACGTTCCCGTGTTCGAGACGGTGGCCGCGCACGCCGCGGTCGCCCTGGAGAACTCCCGGCTGGTCGACCGGCTCCGGCACGACGCGTACCACGACGGGCTGACCAAGCTGCCGAACCGGCGACGGATCACCGACGCGCTCGGCGAGGCGGTCCAGATCCGCGCCCCGGGCGAGGTGGTCGCCGTCCTCCTCTTCGACGTCGACGGGCTGCGCCAGGTCAACGAGTCCCTCGGCCACGTCGCTGGGGACAAGGTCCTCGCCGAGGTCGCCGAGCGGCTGCGGGCGTCGGCCCCGTCGTCGGCCCTGGTCGGGCGGCTCGGCGGGGACGAGTTCCTGCTTACCCTCCGGGTGGAGAGCGCCGACGCGGCCCTGGAGCTGGCCGCTCGGCTGCGCGAGCAGATCCGCGACGAGATGGTCTTCGAGCCGCTCACCCTGGACGTGGACACCGCGGTCGGGGTCGCCGTCCACCCGGACCACGGCAGCGACCCGGCCACCCTGCTGCAACGGGTGGAGTTGGCCGCGACGGCGGCGAAGTCCATGCCGGGCAGCATCCAACTGTTCAGTCCGGCGCTGGAGTCCCGGTCGTTGCGCCGCCTCGGTGTCGCCGGTGATCTGCGGCAGGCCCTTGACGAGGGCGGGGTCGAGGTCTACTTCCAGCCCAAGGTGACCCTGCGCGACCGGCGGCTGGTCGGCGTGGAGTGCCTGGCCCGCTGGGAGCATCCGGCGCACGGCACGGTCACGCCGGAGGACTTCGTCGCGGTGGCCGAGCACACCGGCCAACTCGGCCGTCTCACCGAGATGGTGCTCCGCGAGGGGCTGCGGCGCTGTCGGGACTGGACGCACGTCGAGCAGCCGCTCTCCGTCGCGGTCAACCTCTCCGCGCGTACGCTCACCGACCGGCACTTCCCCGACCAGGTACGCGAGCTGCTGGACGAGTACGACGTGCCGCCGCACCGGCTCACCTTCGAGATCAAGGAGACCGGGGTCCTGGACGGCACGGACCGTCCGATCCCCACCCTGCGCCGCCTGCGCGACCTCGGTGTACGCCTCTCGGTGGACGACTTCGGCTCCGGCTCGTTCTCCCTGGCGTACCTGCGCCGGCTACCGGTGCACGAGGTGAAGGTCGACCGGTCCTTCGTGCAGGGCATGGCGACCGATCCCGGGGACCTGGCGATCGTCAACGCCGTGGTGACCCTCTCGCAGCAGTTCGGTCTGGCCGTGGTGGCCGAGGGGGTGGAGAGCGAGTTGACCCTGGAACTGCTCCAGGACATCGGCTGCGACATCGGCCAGGGCTTCCTGTTCAGCCGTCCGCTGCCGTACGAGCGGCTGGAGGCCTGGTTCGGCGCCCAGGCGGAGGTCGAGCCGCTGCCCGCCGCCGACGTGCGCCGCCTCCGTGTGGTGCCCTGACCTGCGGTGACGCG
The nucleotide sequence above comes from Micromonospora pallida. Encoded proteins:
- a CDS encoding putative bifunctional diguanylate cyclase/phosphodiesterase, which gives rise to MTSARPSSRRSTDQAWLITGPLAIFAVVCSVVLGLVSDPSFGNPVLTLALLVVTVAAVSQVLHFVIRRQGLTFTINELPLVLAFFWLPPLTVVVLSVTAVLLVQFSRRTPPTKLWFNVAKAGASVSLAGLLLVSLPPLDDVGPRTWLTLFGAVILNTLASLAAVGGVISLMHGWQAGREVIRTAGPPLLTSGINVVMGLVVLIAIETTWWALVLIAVLAFAVVLVYRSYAQFFRQHRTLGDMYELTRAMTASGQDGTLIDVLLGRIRKLMQAEYAILWLPAQGRHSEVLLTARVDTPGLLDVAPTPVVVREEARRERRTLVWGARLDGDDLLGAALRGTGVKDVIAVPLRSGQAVIGTLEVVNRLSDAGHFTSDDVPVFETVAAHAAVALENSRLVDRLRHDAYHDGLTKLPNRRRITDALGEAVQIRAPGEVVAVLLFDVDGLRQVNESLGHVAGDKVLAEVAERLRASAPSSALVGRLGGDEFLLTLRVESADAALELAARLREQIRDEMVFEPLTLDVDTAVGVAVHPDHGSDPATLLQRVELAATAAKSMPGSIQLFSPALESRSLRRLGVAGDLRQALDEGGVEVYFQPKVTLRDRRLVGVECLARWEHPAHGTVTPEDFVAVAEHTGQLGRLTEMVLREGLRRCRDWTHVEQPLSVAVNLSARTLTDRHFPDQVRELLDEYDVPPHRLTFEIKETGVLDGTDRPIPTLRRLRDLGVRLSVDDFGSGSFSLAYLRRLPVHEVKVDRSFVQGMATDPGDLAIVNAVVTLSQQFGLAVVAEGVESELTLELLQDIGCDIGQGFLFSRPLPYERLEAWFGAQAEVEPLPAADVRRLRVVP